Proteins encoded within one genomic window of Augochlora pura isolate Apur16 chromosome 11, APUR_v2.2.1, whole genome shotgun sequence:
- the LOC144476705 gene encoding uncharacterized protein LOC144476705, with protein PVAFSGVVFGHPHHSHGSTNGCGATGTGGSGASGSVTGTVSGAGTGAATGLVAAGHSHTLHAAQPQTPLPTHAAAAAAAGASSTNTPPTAVVHPHIHAHHHQLAHVAQQYPGLLHHQTPHGLAA; from the coding sequence CCCGTGGCCTTCTCTGGGGTCGTCTTCGGCCATCCACACCATAGCCACGGCTCGACGAACGGCTGCGGGGCGACGGGGACCGGTGGCAGCGGGGCCTCCGGCTCCGTGACCGGCACGGTGTCCGGCGCCGGGACCGGCGCGGCGACAGGCCTGGTCGCCGCCGGTCACAGCCACACGCTGCACGCGGCCCAGCCGCAGACGCCTCTGCCGAcccacgccgccgccgccgccgccgccggagcCTCGAGCACCAACACGCCGCCCACCGCCGTCGTTCATCCGCACATCCATGCTCATCACCATCAGCTGGCGCACGTGGCTCAACAGTACCCGGGGTTGCTCCACCATCAAACGCCCCATGGCCTGGCCGCATGA